Proteins found in one Pseudochaenichthys georgianus chromosome 13, fPseGeo1.2, whole genome shotgun sequence genomic segment:
- the relb gene encoding proto-oncogene c-Rel isoform X2 has translation MVLKNNSHAMKGMDIFNGTEPRGPSDFDLIEEIITEDGGERLRALLPGPPAPPADLCQPQNHRLLRQSSSPSSQPVLVARGTACQPTCTFPQPPSCPSREMAHPSRSFASSSSRRGRGSSCSLASKSSSVVSSQNRGGDSEMLERLLNKPKLVLVEEPKERGMRFRYECEGRSAGSIPGASSTETNKSQPAIEIQGPIEHLKRVTVTVSLVTKDPPHRPHPHCLVGKDCPNGSGICVVTLNPHSNRRHSFSNLGIQCVRRKELDVSLQKRRSQNIDPFQTGHTKGIEDMDMNVVRLCFQCDFEWDDGGKDCLSPVLSNPIYDKKATTTSQLKIGRFNQYRGSCAGKTEIYMLCDKVQKDDIEIIFRRGSWKACGEFAQTDVHRQIAIVFKTPPYQEQDLTEEVEVSVVLRRLSDQMESESIAFTYLPHNPDPYEVKRKRKIKSDISFREKSCGTDGAPAAEQPFHFPQPLTMMPSEDRLCAPERGTFALGEMQYSEPQDSDTDTTTIINQILEIPELREMLSDPSFNMSLSSGFEQGPDANLSFANMDLNLNQNFSTYSQDFSHYSDLQFNMLVNESQAPQAEAQDSPSNMVQVKTEEEL, from the exons ATGGTCCTTAAGAACAACTCGCATGCGATGAAAGGCATGGACATCTTCAACGGCACAG AGCCGCGAGGACCATCAGACTTTG ACCTCATTGAGGAGATCATCACAGAGGATGGGGGAGAGCGGCTGCGAGCCCTCCTGCCCGGCCCCCCCGCTCCTCCTGCTGACCTCTGCCAGCCTCAGAACCACAGGCTGCTCCGGCAGAGCTCCTCTCCGTCCTCTCAGCCCGTGCTGGTGGCGAGAGGCACCGCGTGTCAG CCAACCTGCACCTTCCCTCAGCCCCCGTCCTGCCCTTCCAGAGAGATGGCTCATCCTTCCCGATCTTTTGCATCCAGTTCCTCTCGGCGTGGTCGAGGCTCCTCGTGTTCACTGGCTTCCAAGAGCTCCAGCGTTGTTTCCTCTCAGAACCGCGGAGGCGACAGCGAGATGCTGGAGCGGCTACTGAACAAGCCCAAGCTGGTGTTGGTGGAGGAGCCCAAGGAGAGAGGCATGAGGTTTCGCTATGAGTGTGAGGGGCGCTCGGCCGGAAGCATCCCGGGGGCGTCCAGCACCGAAACCAACAAGAGTCAGCCTGCCATCGAG ATTCAAGGTCCCATCGAACACTTAAAGAGGGTCACAGTTACTGTTTCCTTGGTGACCAAAGACCCTCCACACCGGCCTCACCCCCACTGCCTTGTGGGTAAAGACTGCCCGAATGGATCAGGAATCTGCGTGGTCACGCTCAACCCTCACAGCAACCGACGTCACAG CTTTAGTAACCTTGGGATCCAGTGTGTGAGGAGGAAAGAGCTGGACGTTTCACTTCAGAAGAGAAGAAGCCAAAATATCGACCCCTTTCAAA ctggTCACACAAAGGGCATTGAGGACATGGACATGAACGTGGTACGTCTGTGTTTTCAGTGTGACTTTGAGTGGGACGACGGGGGGAAGGACTGTCTCAGCCCAGTGCTGTCCAACCCCATCTATGACAAGA AGGCCACGACCACATCTCAGCTGAAGATCGGACGGTTTAACCAGTACAGAGGCTCCTGCGCCGGCAAGACGGAAATCTACATGTTGTGTGACAAAGTGCAGAAAG ATGACATCGAGATCATCTTCAGACGAGGCTCGTGGAAGGCGTGCGGGGAGTTTGCGCAGACAGACGTGCACCGGCAGATCGCCATCGTGTTCAAGACCCCGCCCTACCAGGAGCAGGACCTCACGGAGGAGGTGGAGGTCAGCGTGGTCCTGCGGCGGCTCTCGGACCAGATGGAGAGCGAGTCGATCGCCTTCACGTACCTGCCGCACAACCCGG ATCCATATGAGGTGAAACGGAAGAGAAAGATAAAGTCAGACATCAGCTTCAGAGAGAAGTCGTGTGGGACAG ACGGGGCCCCTGCAGCGGAGCAGCCCTTTCACTTCCCGCAGCCTCTGACCATGATGCCCTCGGAGGACCGGCTCTGTGCCCCCGAGCGCGGGACCTTCGCTCTAGGGGAGATGCAGTACAGCGAGCCCCAGGACTCCGACACCGACACAACGACAATCATCAACCAGATCCTAGAAATACCTGAACTGCGGGAAATGCTTTCTGACCCGAGCTTCAACATGTCCCTGTCCTCTGGCTTTGAGCAGGGGCCCGATGCAAACCTCTCGTTTGCAAACATGGATTTGAACTTAAACCAGAACTTTAGCACATACTCTCAGGACTTTTCCCATTACAGCGACTTGCAGTTCAACATGCTCGTCAATGAGAGCCAGGCTCCGCAGGCAGAGGCCCAGGACAGCCCCTCCAACATGGTCCAGGTGAAGACAGAAGAAGAGCTATGA
- the relb gene encoding transcription factor RelB isoform X1, producing the protein MVLKNNSHAMKGMDIFNGTEPRGPSDFDLIEEIITEDGGERLRALLPGPPAPPADLCQPQNHRLLRQSSSPSSQPVLVARGTACQPTCTFPQPPSCPSREMAHPSRSFASSSSRRGRGSSCSLASKSSSVVSSQNRGGDSEMLERLLNKPKLVLVEEPKERGMRFRYECEGRSAGSIPGASSTETNKSQPAIEIQGPIEHLKRVTVTVSLVTKDPPHRPHPHCLVGKDCPNGSGICVVTLNPHSNRRHSFSNLGIQCVRRKELDVSLQKRRSQNIDPFQTGHTKGIEDMDMNVVRLCFQCDFEWDDGGKDCLSPVLSNPIYDKKATTTSQLKIGRFNQYRGSCAGKTEIYMLCDKVQKDDIEIIFRRGSWKACGEFAQTDVHRQIAIVFKTPPYQEQDLTEEVEVSVVLRRLSDQMESESIAFTYLPHNPDPYEVKRKRKIKSDISFREKSCGTADGAPAAEQPFHFPQPLTMMPSEDRLCAPERGTFALGEMQYSEPQDSDTDTTTIINQILEIPELREMLSDPSFNMSLSSGFEQGPDANLSFANMDLNLNQNFSTYSQDFSHYSDLQFNMLVNESQAPQAEAQDSPSNMVQVKTEEEL; encoded by the exons ATGGTCCTTAAGAACAACTCGCATGCGATGAAAGGCATGGACATCTTCAACGGCACAG AGCCGCGAGGACCATCAGACTTTG ACCTCATTGAGGAGATCATCACAGAGGATGGGGGAGAGCGGCTGCGAGCCCTCCTGCCCGGCCCCCCCGCTCCTCCTGCTGACCTCTGCCAGCCTCAGAACCACAGGCTGCTCCGGCAGAGCTCCTCTCCGTCCTCTCAGCCCGTGCTGGTGGCGAGAGGCACCGCGTGTCAG CCAACCTGCACCTTCCCTCAGCCCCCGTCCTGCCCTTCCAGAGAGATGGCTCATCCTTCCCGATCTTTTGCATCCAGTTCCTCTCGGCGTGGTCGAGGCTCCTCGTGTTCACTGGCTTCCAAGAGCTCCAGCGTTGTTTCCTCTCAGAACCGCGGAGGCGACAGCGAGATGCTGGAGCGGCTACTGAACAAGCCCAAGCTGGTGTTGGTGGAGGAGCCCAAGGAGAGAGGCATGAGGTTTCGCTATGAGTGTGAGGGGCGCTCGGCCGGAAGCATCCCGGGGGCGTCCAGCACCGAAACCAACAAGAGTCAGCCTGCCATCGAG ATTCAAGGTCCCATCGAACACTTAAAGAGGGTCACAGTTACTGTTTCCTTGGTGACCAAAGACCCTCCACACCGGCCTCACCCCCACTGCCTTGTGGGTAAAGACTGCCCGAATGGATCAGGAATCTGCGTGGTCACGCTCAACCCTCACAGCAACCGACGTCACAG CTTTAGTAACCTTGGGATCCAGTGTGTGAGGAGGAAAGAGCTGGACGTTTCACTTCAGAAGAGAAGAAGCCAAAATATCGACCCCTTTCAAA ctggTCACACAAAGGGCATTGAGGACATGGACATGAACGTGGTACGTCTGTGTTTTCAGTGTGACTTTGAGTGGGACGACGGGGGGAAGGACTGTCTCAGCCCAGTGCTGTCCAACCCCATCTATGACAAGA AGGCCACGACCACATCTCAGCTGAAGATCGGACGGTTTAACCAGTACAGAGGCTCCTGCGCCGGCAAGACGGAAATCTACATGTTGTGTGACAAAGTGCAGAAAG ATGACATCGAGATCATCTTCAGACGAGGCTCGTGGAAGGCGTGCGGGGAGTTTGCGCAGACAGACGTGCACCGGCAGATCGCCATCGTGTTCAAGACCCCGCCCTACCAGGAGCAGGACCTCACGGAGGAGGTGGAGGTCAGCGTGGTCCTGCGGCGGCTCTCGGACCAGATGGAGAGCGAGTCGATCGCCTTCACGTACCTGCCGCACAACCCGG ATCCATATGAGGTGAAACGGAAGAGAAAGATAAAGTCAGACATCAGCTTCAGAGAGAAGTCGTGTGGGACAG CAGACGGGGCCCCTGCAGCGGAGCAGCCCTTTCACTTCCCGCAGCCTCTGACCATGATGCCCTCGGAGGACCGGCTCTGTGCCCCCGAGCGCGGGACCTTCGCTCTAGGGGAGATGCAGTACAGCGAGCCCCAGGACTCCGACACCGACACAACGACAATCATCAACCAGATCCTAGAAATACCTGAACTGCGGGAAATGCTTTCTGACCCGAGCTTCAACATGTCCCTGTCCTCTGGCTTTGAGCAGGGGCCCGATGCAAACCTCTCGTTTGCAAACATGGATTTGAACTTAAACCAGAACTTTAGCACATACTCTCAGGACTTTTCCCATTACAGCGACTTGCAGTTCAACATGCTCGTCAATGAGAGCCAGGCTCCGCAGGCAGAGGCCCAGGACAGCCCCTCCAACATGGTCCAGGTGAAGACAGAAGAAGAGCTATGA
- the relb gene encoding transcription factor RelB isoform X3, with translation MAHPSRSFASSSSRRGRGSSCSLASKSSSVVSSQNRGGDSEMLERLLNKPKLVLVEEPKERGMRFRYECEGRSAGSIPGASSTETNKSQPAIEIQGPIEHLKRVTVTVSLVTKDPPHRPHPHCLVGKDCPNGSGICVVTLNPHSNRRHSFSNLGIQCVRRKELDVSLQKRRSQNIDPFQTGHTKGIEDMDMNVVRLCFQCDFEWDDGGKDCLSPVLSNPIYDKKATTTSQLKIGRFNQYRGSCAGKTEIYMLCDKVQKDDIEIIFRRGSWKACGEFAQTDVHRQIAIVFKTPPYQEQDLTEEVEVSVVLRRLSDQMESESIAFTYLPHNPDPYEVKRKRKIKSDISFREKSCGTADGAPAAEQPFHFPQPLTMMPSEDRLCAPERGTFALGEMQYSEPQDSDTDTTTIINQILEIPELREMLSDPSFNMSLSSGFEQGPDANLSFANMDLNLNQNFSTYSQDFSHYSDLQFNMLVNESQAPQAEAQDSPSNMVQVKTEEEL, from the exons ATGGCTCATCCTTCCCGATCTTTTGCATCCAGTTCCTCTCGGCGTGGTCGAGGCTCCTCGTGTTCACTGGCTTCCAAGAGCTCCAGCGTTGTTTCCTCTCAGAACCGCGGAGGCGACAGCGAGATGCTGGAGCGGCTACTGAACAAGCCCAAGCTGGTGTTGGTGGAGGAGCCCAAGGAGAGAGGCATGAGGTTTCGCTATGAGTGTGAGGGGCGCTCGGCCGGAAGCATCCCGGGGGCGTCCAGCACCGAAACCAACAAGAGTCAGCCTGCCATCGAG ATTCAAGGTCCCATCGAACACTTAAAGAGGGTCACAGTTACTGTTTCCTTGGTGACCAAAGACCCTCCACACCGGCCTCACCCCCACTGCCTTGTGGGTAAAGACTGCCCGAATGGATCAGGAATCTGCGTGGTCACGCTCAACCCTCACAGCAACCGACGTCACAG CTTTAGTAACCTTGGGATCCAGTGTGTGAGGAGGAAAGAGCTGGACGTTTCACTTCAGAAGAGAAGAAGCCAAAATATCGACCCCTTTCAAA ctggTCACACAAAGGGCATTGAGGACATGGACATGAACGTGGTACGTCTGTGTTTTCAGTGTGACTTTGAGTGGGACGACGGGGGGAAGGACTGTCTCAGCCCAGTGCTGTCCAACCCCATCTATGACAAGA AGGCCACGACCACATCTCAGCTGAAGATCGGACGGTTTAACCAGTACAGAGGCTCCTGCGCCGGCAAGACGGAAATCTACATGTTGTGTGACAAAGTGCAGAAAG ATGACATCGAGATCATCTTCAGACGAGGCTCGTGGAAGGCGTGCGGGGAGTTTGCGCAGACAGACGTGCACCGGCAGATCGCCATCGTGTTCAAGACCCCGCCCTACCAGGAGCAGGACCTCACGGAGGAGGTGGAGGTCAGCGTGGTCCTGCGGCGGCTCTCGGACCAGATGGAGAGCGAGTCGATCGCCTTCACGTACCTGCCGCACAACCCGG ATCCATATGAGGTGAAACGGAAGAGAAAGATAAAGTCAGACATCAGCTTCAGAGAGAAGTCGTGTGGGACAG CAGACGGGGCCCCTGCAGCGGAGCAGCCCTTTCACTTCCCGCAGCCTCTGACCATGATGCCCTCGGAGGACCGGCTCTGTGCCCCCGAGCGCGGGACCTTCGCTCTAGGGGAGATGCAGTACAGCGAGCCCCAGGACTCCGACACCGACACAACGACAATCATCAACCAGATCCTAGAAATACCTGAACTGCGGGAAATGCTTTCTGACCCGAGCTTCAACATGTCCCTGTCCTCTGGCTTTGAGCAGGGGCCCGATGCAAACCTCTCGTTTGCAAACATGGATTTGAACTTAAACCAGAACTTTAGCACATACTCTCAGGACTTTTCCCATTACAGCGACTTGCAGTTCAACATGCTCGTCAATGAGAGCCAGGCTCCGCAGGCAGAGGCCCAGGACAGCCCCTCCAACATGGTCCAGGTGAAGACAGAAGAAGAGCTATGA